The following are from one region of the Corylus avellana chromosome ca1, CavTom2PMs-1.0 genome:
- the LOC132167348 gene encoding serine/threonine-protein kinase-like protein ACR4 translates to MGFLIGDGDFLIRVMNMKSWRAGFVVQLMILSDLWWLVSGLGSMSSIAISYGEKGPVFCGLKSDGSHLVTCYGSNSAIIYGTPAHFPFVGLTAGDGFVCGLLMDSNQPYCWGSSGYIQMGVPQPMIKGAEYLEISAGDYHLCGLRKPLTGRRRNTSLVDCWGYNMTKNYDFDGQLQSISAGSEFNCGLFSQNRTVFCWGDETSSRVISLIPKDLRFQKIAAGGYHVCGILEGINSRAFCWGRSLNIEEEISVEKADQGNVDLPPNVPMLSVVGGKFHACGIKSSDRGVVCWGFIIKSSTRPPSGIKVYEIAAGNYFTCGILAEKSLAPVCWGLGFPTSLPLAISPGVCKSTPCNPGFYEVSPENARCKSSDSRVCMPCSNGCAAEMYQSSECTLKSDRQCAYNCSSCFSAECFSNCTSSYSNAINGKKNERFWSLQLPVIIAEIAFAVFLVSIVSLTAVLYVRYKLQNCQCSGKESKSKKNNKIGSAFEKDTGKIRPDLEELKMRRAQMFTYEELERATGGFKEESLVGKGSFSCVFKGVLKDGTVVAVKRAITSPNKQKNSKEFHTELDLLSRLNHAHLLNLLGYCEEGGERLLVYEFMAHGSLHQHLHGKNMALDWVRRVTIAVQAARGIEYLHGYACPPVIHRDIKSSNILIDEEHNARVADFGLSLLGPADSGSPLAELPAGTLGYLDPEYYRLHYLTTKSDVYSFGVLLLEILSGRKAIDMQYEEGNIVEWAVPLIKSGDINAILDPVLKPPSDLDALKRIANVACKCVRMRGKDRPSMDKVTTALERALAQLMGSPCNEQPILPTEVVLGSSRLHKKSSQRSSNRSVSETDVAEAEDQRFEFRAPSWITFPSVTSSQRRKSSVSDADVDGKNSEAKNLGNAGSVAGDGLRSLEEEIGPASPQEKLFLQHNF, encoded by the coding sequence ATGGGGTTTTTGATAGGAGATGGAGATTTCCTCATCCGGGTGATGAATATGAAGAGTTGGAGAGCAGGGTTTGTGGTTCAGCTTATGATTCTATCTGATTTATGGTGGTTAGTTTCAGGTCTAGGTTCGATGTCTTCCATTGCCATTTCTTATGGTGAGAAAGGTCCTGTTTTCTGTGGTTTAAAATCAGATGGGTCTCATCTTGTAACTTGTTATGGGTCAAACTCGGCTATAATATATGGAACTCCAGCTCATTTCCCCTTTGTTGGTCTAACTGCTGGCGACGGCTTTGTTTGTGGGCTTCTAATGGATTCTAACCAACCTTATTGTTGGGGTAGCAGTGGTTATATTCAAATGGGTGTTCCTCAGCCCATGATAAAAGGAGCTGAATACTTAGAAATCAGTGCTGGCGATTATCACTTATGCGGTTTGAGGAAACCCTTAACCGGAAGACGCAGAAACACTTCTTTGGTTGATTGTTGGGGCTATAACATGACAAAAAACTATGATTTTGATGGTCAGCTTCAGTCAATTTCAGCGGGTTCTGAATTCAATTGTGGTTTGTTTTCTCAGAATAGGACTGTTTTCTGCTGGGGCGATGAGACTAGTAGCCGAGTGATCAGCTTAATTCCTAAGGACCTGAGGTTTCAGAAGATTGCAGCTGGTGGATATCATGTTTGTGGGATTTTAGAGGGGATAAATAGTAGAGCCTTTTGTTGGGGAAGGAGCTTGAACATTGAGGAAGAAATTTCTGTGGAAAAAGCGGATCAAGGAAATGTAGACTTACCTCCAAATGTTCCAATGCTTTCTGTTGTTGGGGGAAAGTTTCATGCTTGCGGAATTAAGAGCTCCGACCGCGGAGTCGTTTGCTGGGGTTTTATCATCAAATCCAGCACCCGTCCTCCTAGTGGCATTAAGGTTTATGAAATTGCTGCTGGAAATTACTTCACTTGTGGAATTCTTGCTGAGAAATCTCTTGCACCCGTTTGCTGGGGTCTCGGATTCCCTACCTCTCTTCCTTTAGCTATCTCCCCAGGAGTCTGCAAGTCTACTCCATGTAATCCCGGTTTCTATGAAGTCAGCCCTGAGAATGCCCGTTGCAAGTCTTCTGACTCTCGTGTTTGCATGCCCTGCAGCAATGGCTGCGCTGCGGAAATGTATCAAAGTTCTGAATGCACTTTGAAATCTGATAGGCAGTGTGCATATAATTGTTCAAGTTGCTTCTCAGCTGAATGCTTCTCAAATTGTACTTCTTCATATTCCAATGCCATTAATGGAAAGAAGAATGAAAGGTTTTGGTCACTGCAATTGCCAGTCATCATCGCTGAGATTGCCTTTGCTGTTTTCTTGGTTAGTATTGTGTCTCTAACTGCAGTGTTATATGTACGGTACAAGTTACAGAACTGTCAGTGCTCAGGAAAGGAATCAAAGTCGAAGAAGAATAATAAGATTGGTTCTGCGTTCGAGAAAGATACTGGGAAGATCCGCCCTGACCTGGAGGAGCTGAAGATGAGGAGGGCACAGATGTTCACTTACGAGGAACTTGAGAGAGCCACTGGTGGGTTTAAAGAAGAATCCCTTGTGGGAAAGGGAAGTTTTTCCTGCGTTTTTAAAGGGGTTTTGAAGGATGGGACAGTAGTAGCGGTTAAAAGGGCTATAACATCTCCCAACAAGCAGAAGAATTCGAAAGAGTTTCATACGGAACTTGATCTACTTTCGAGATTGAACCATGCACATCTGCTCAATTTACTTGGATATTGTGAAGAAGGTGGAGAAAGGCTTCTTGTTTATGAGTTCATGGCTCATGGATCCTTGCATCAACATCTTCATGGGAAGAACATGGCCCTGGATTGGGTTCGAAGGGTCACAATTGCGGTCCAAGCAGCACGAGGAATTGAGTACTTGCATGGTTATGCTTGCCCGCCTGTAATTCACCGAGACATTAAGTCCTCAAACATCCTCATTGACGAAGAACACAATGCCCGAGTGGCCGATTTTGGTTTGTCATTATTGGGACCTGCAGATAGTGGCTCCCCACTGGCCGAGCTACCTGCGGGAACTCTTGGGTATCTTGATCCTGAGTACTACAGGCTTCACTACCTTACAACCAAATCTGATGTGTATAGCTTCGGTGTTTTACTATTAGAGATTCTTAGTGGCAGGAAAGCCATTGATATGCAATATGAAGAAGGTAACATAGTTGAGTGGGCAGTTCCTTTGATTAAATCCGGAGACATAAACGCAATTCTGGATCCAGTTCTGAAACCTCCATCTGATCTTGATGCCCTGAAGAGGATTGCAAATGTAGCTTGTAAATGTGTGAGAATGAGAGGGAAGGACAGGCCATCAATGGATAAAGTGACAACAGCTTTGGAGAGAGCACTTGCACAGTTAATGGGTAGCCCATGCAATGAGCAACCAATTTTGCCTACTGAGGTAGTTTTGGGAAGTAGTAGGTTGCACAAGAAATCCTCTCAAAGATCTTCTAATCGGTCAGTCTCAgaaactgacgtggcagaagCTGAGGATCAAAGGTTTGAGTTCAGAGCACCTTCATGGATAACTTTTCCTAGTGTTACTTCTTCCCAGAGGAGGAAATCATCGGTCTCGGATGCAGATGTCGACGGGAAAAACTCTGAGGCAAAAAATCTGGGAAATGCAGGAAGTGTTGCTGGTGATGGGTTGAGGAGTTTGGAGGAAGAGATTGGTCCTGCTTCTCCTCAAGAGAAGTTGTTCTTGCAGCACAATTTCTAA